One region of Oxalobacteraceae bacterium OTU3CAMAD1 genomic DNA includes:
- the soxA gene encoding sulfur oxidation c-type cytochrome SoxA yields the protein MSASTQAMQRDDTLNPAMLWISGGEAQWGAAAGKSGKSCASCHGEANQSMRGVAARYPAFHAGSKMTINLGQRINVCREQKQQASALRAESEELLGLEAYVAMQSRGMPVEPPQDAGTKASAARGKELYVKRIGQLNLSCAQCHDQRAGGRLAGSTIPQAHAAAYPIYRLEWQAMGSLQRRLRNCMSGVRAEVSAFGAQELVDLEAWLAVRDKGMKMETPGVRP from the coding sequence ATGAGCGCATCCACGCAGGCGATGCAGCGCGACGACACGCTCAATCCAGCGATGCTGTGGATCAGCGGCGGCGAGGCGCAGTGGGGCGCCGCCGCCGGCAAGAGCGGCAAGTCCTGCGCCAGCTGCCACGGCGAGGCGAATCAGAGCATGCGCGGCGTGGCGGCGCGGTATCCGGCTTTTCATGCCGGGAGCAAGATGACGATCAATCTGGGTCAGCGCATCAATGTATGCCGCGAGCAGAAGCAGCAGGCGTCGGCGCTGCGAGCGGAGAGCGAGGAGCTGCTTGGGCTGGAGGCGTATGTGGCGATGCAATCGCGCGGCATGCCGGTGGAGCCGCCGCAGGATGCGGGGACCAAGGCATCGGCCGCGCGGGGCAAGGAATTGTATGTGAAGCGCATCGGGCAGTTGAATTTGTCGTGCGCGCAGTGCCACGATCAGCGGGCGGGTGGACGTCTGGCCGGCAGCACGATACCGCAGGCGCATGCCGCCGCGTATCCGATCTACCGGCTGGAGTGGCAGGCGATGGGGTCGTTGCAGCGTCGCCTTCGTAATTGTATGAGCGGCGTGCGCGCCGAGGTTTCGGCGTTCGGCGCGCAGGAGCTGGTGGATCTGGAAGCCTGGCTGGCCGTGCGAGACAAGGGTATGAAGATGGAAACGCCAGGGGTAAGACCGTGA
- the soxZ gene encoding thiosulfate oxidation carrier complex protein SoxZ, whose translation MARALIHMPATAKRGEVIEIRALIGHPMETGYRPGADGKLIPRDIIRKFVCRYDGEQVFGAELHQAVSANPYISFFTVATETGTLEFTWEGDNGFAQTEKMNLTVGPA comes from the coding sequence ATGGCGCGCGCATTGATTCATATGCCGGCGACGGCCAAGCGCGGCGAAGTGATCGAGATCCGCGCGTTGATCGGGCATCCGATGGAGACCGGTTATCGGCCCGGGGCCGACGGCAAGCTTATCCCGCGCGACATCATCCGCAAGTTTGTATGCCGCTACGACGGCGAGCAGGTCTTCGGTGCCGAGCTGCATCAGGCGGTGTCCGCCAATCCGTATATCAGCTTCTTCACCGTCGCCACGGAAACGGGGACGCTGGAGTTCACGTGGGAGGGCGATAACGGTTTCGCCCAGACGGAGAAGATGAATTTGACGGTGGGGCCGGCATGA
- a CDS encoding SoxY-related AACIE arm protein yields the protein MKRRDMLAAAGTGLAMLALVRPAFATTEEMATAINTFTGGVKPTEGKVTFDIAQLIDNGNAVSVTIAVDSAMTAADHVSAIAIFNERNPQTDVAVFTLGPRAGKAQVSTRIRLATSQKLTAVARMGDGSYRSKSVSVIVALAACIEGEAP from the coding sequence ATGAAGCGTCGCGATATGCTGGCCGCCGCTGGAACCGGGCTGGCGATGCTGGCGCTGGTGCGCCCGGCTTTCGCCACCACCGAGGAGATGGCGACGGCGATCAATACCTTCACCGGTGGCGTCAAGCCGACCGAAGGCAAGGTGACCTTCGATATCGCACAGCTGATCGACAATGGCAACGCGGTGTCGGTGACGATTGCCGTCGATAGCGCGATGACTGCCGCCGACCATGTCAGCGCGATCGCTATCTTCAACGAGCGCAATCCGCAGACCGACGTGGCGGTGTTCACGCTTGGTCCACGCGCCGGCAAGGCGCAGGTGTCCACGCGCATACGGTTGGCTACTTCGCAGAAGCTGACGGCGGTGGCACGCATGGGCGACGGCAGTTACCGGTCCAAATCCGTGAGCGTGATCGTGGCGCTGGCGGCTTGCATAGAAGGGGAGGCTCCCTGA
- a CDS encoding YsnF/AvaK domain-containing protein, with translation MANESNIPPQHAAEGETVTLPVYQEQLHVDTRLADTARGVRVHKHVRSHPHQLDQTLWYDELDVRHVPVNRVVSAPPAARYEGDTFIVPVLEEVLVVEKRYRIKEELHITRLRHASRHQQTVPLRAEHVTVERFDDGNGGQPSTTLTKEATMAHTLAAVFEQRGDADRAKAELLNAGFSSSAVRLASGTGTQTQASTQTSSAASTDDSIGGSIMQFFSSIFGNDEHADKQAYSSAINRGNTVLTVDASTEDEIERAADIIEGFGPLDIDEQQGLSGQAPPQAYQGAHQGGMASAAGSMQDAQAAVPGSMQGVQSTMTGTMQGGTQATAAGAMGGMQGGTTSAEAGSMQRTTTEEQAIPVIQEELKVGKRTVQRGGVRVYQRVIETPVQEDITLREEHVTIERHPVDQAIAPDQVPAFQEKSFELRESAEEAVVQKSARVVEEVVVGKEVSQRQEQISDTVRSTDVEVEQIAPDIDTHFHTHWQSNYASSGGSYEDYDPAYRYGSSMASHESYRGRPWNDVEPELRSNWESSYPQSGWEKFKAAVREGWDRMTS, from the coding sequence ATGGCCAACGAATCCAACATTCCACCGCAGCACGCCGCCGAAGGCGAGACGGTCACGCTGCCCGTGTATCAGGAGCAACTGCACGTGGACACGCGTCTGGCGGACACCGCCCGTGGCGTGCGCGTGCACAAGCATGTGCGCAGCCATCCGCATCAGCTCGATCAAACCTTGTGGTACGACGAACTCGATGTCCGGCATGTGCCGGTCAACCGCGTCGTCAGCGCGCCTCCCGCCGCGCGCTACGAGGGCGACACCTTCATCGTTCCGGTCCTGGAAGAAGTGCTGGTGGTGGAAAAGCGCTACCGGATCAAGGAGGAACTGCACATCACGCGGCTGCGTCACGCCAGCCGGCACCAGCAGACGGTGCCGCTGCGCGCGGAGCACGTAACGGTCGAGCGCTTCGACGACGGGAACGGCGGGCAACCCTCAACCACACTCACCAAGGAAGCAACCATGGCACACACACTGGCGGCAGTATTCGAACAACGCGGCGATGCCGACCGCGCAAAGGCAGAGCTGCTCAACGCAGGTTTTAGCAGCAGCGCGGTACGGCTGGCCTCGGGCACCGGCACGCAGACACAAGCAAGCACACAAACGAGTAGCGCAGCGAGCACCGACGACAGCATCGGCGGGAGCATCATGCAATTCTTCAGCAGCATATTCGGCAACGACGAGCATGCCGACAAACAGGCCTACAGCAGCGCCATCAACCGGGGCAATACCGTGCTGACGGTGGACGCCAGCACCGAAGACGAGATCGAACGCGCCGCCGACATCATCGAAGGCTTCGGCCCGCTCGACATCGACGAGCAGCAGGGACTGTCGGGACAAGCACCACCGCAAGCCTACCAAGGCGCGCACCAGGGGGGCATGGCGAGCGCCGCCGGGTCGATGCAGGACGCGCAGGCGGCCGTCCCGGGTTCCATGCAAGGCGTGCAGTCGACAATGACCGGGACGATGCAAGGCGGCACGCAAGCGACGGCGGCCGGCGCCATGGGCGGGATGCAAGGCGGCACGACGTCGGCTGAGGCGGGCTCGATGCAGCGCACCACCACCGAGGAGCAGGCGATCCCCGTCATCCAGGAGGAACTCAAAGTCGGCAAGCGCACCGTGCAGCGCGGCGGCGTGCGCGTCTACCAGCGCGTGATCGAAACCCCGGTGCAGGAAGACATCACCCTGCGCGAGGAGCACGTGACAATCGAGCGCCATCCGGTGGACCAGGCCATCGCGCCGGACCAGGTGCCGGCCTTCCAGGAGAAATCCTTCGAGCTGCGCGAAAGCGCCGAGGAGGCGGTGGTGCAAAAGAGCGCGCGCGTGGTCGAGGAGGTCGTCGTCGGCAAGGAAGTGTCGCAGCGGCAGGAGCAGATCAGCGACACCGTGCGCAGCACCGACGTCGAGGTCGAACAAATCGCGCCCGACATCGACACCCACTTCCACACGCACTGGCAAAGCAACTACGCCAGCAGCGGCGGCAGCTACGAGGACTACGACCCGGCCTACCGCTATGGTTCGTCGATGGCGTCCCACGAATCCTACCGGGGCCGGCCGTGGAACGACGTCGAGCCCGAGCTGCGCAGCAACTGGGAAAGCAGCTATCCGCAATCGGGATGGGAGAAGTTCAAAGCGGCGGTCCGCGAAGGCTGGGATCGCATGACGTCCTGA
- a CDS encoding c-type cytochrome encodes MLLKILTVAGLSLAVANTGATTISPGARLAANCAACHGTNGDTKNAPNFATLPALAGQPRENLAASLRAFKSGARPSTIMTQIAKGYTDEQIELLAAFFAAQKKATP; translated from the coding sequence ATGCTATTGAAGATTCTCACGGTGGCGGGGCTGTCGCTGGCTGTCGCCAACACCGGCGCGACGACCATCTCCCCCGGCGCGCGCCTTGCCGCCAACTGCGCCGCGTGCCACGGCACCAACGGCGACACCAAAAACGCGCCGAATTTCGCAACCCTACCCGCTCTGGCCGGGCAGCCCCGCGAAAATCTGGCCGCCAGCCTGCGGGCGTTCAAATCCGGCGCCCGCCCGTCGACCATCATGACGCAAATCGCCAAGGGCTACACCGACGAACAGATCGAACTGCTGGCGGCTTTCTTCGCCGCGCAGAAGAAAGCCACGCCATGA
- a CDS encoding NAD(P)/FAD-dependent oxidoreductase has product MKRRQFIQAAGASALLASATGCATIGGKARPQVVVVGGGYGGATAARYIRMWSEGTIDVTLIEPDAGFISCPLSNLVLGGSRRIADLSLSYDALTNKHGVRILRDTVASIDADKRTLALAGGQTLSYDRLIVSPGVEFMWDQLPGMLKPGARETVLHAWKAGAQTVALRAQLEAMPDGGVFAMTIPPAPYRCPPGPYERASQIAFYFSRHKPKSKVLILDANDDVVSKGPLFKKVWKERYGGIIEYRPSFRTADIDAGTRTAVSELGDQVRADVLNVIPPQRAGAIAVRSGLANANGRWCGVDFLSFESTQAKNIHVLGDAIQVSPLMPKSAHMANQHAKVCAAAVVDMLNGRAPDPHPMLTNTCYSFVSDTDVIHVASVHAYSAEQKTLLVVSGSGGVSTGPSALEGDYAMNWARNIWADTLGA; this is encoded by the coding sequence ATGAAGCGCCGTCAGTTCATCCAAGCTGCCGGCGCCAGCGCCTTGCTGGCATCGGCCACCGGCTGCGCCACCATCGGCGGCAAGGCCAGGCCGCAAGTGGTGGTGGTCGGCGGCGGTTACGGCGGCGCCACCGCCGCTCGTTACATACGCATGTGGAGCGAAGGGACAATCGACGTCACGCTGATCGAACCGGATGCCGGCTTCATCTCCTGCCCACTATCTAACCTGGTGCTGGGCGGGTCGCGGCGCATCGCCGACTTATCGCTGTCGTATGACGCGCTGACCAACAAGCACGGCGTGCGCATCCTGCGCGATACAGTGGCCAGCATCGACGCGGACAAACGCACGCTGGCGCTGGCCGGCGGGCAGACGCTGTCCTATGACCGCCTGATCGTTTCGCCGGGCGTGGAGTTCATGTGGGACCAGCTCCCCGGCATGCTGAAGCCGGGCGCGCGCGAGACGGTGCTGCATGCGTGGAAGGCTGGCGCGCAAACCGTCGCGCTGCGTGCGCAGTTGGAGGCGATGCCCGACGGCGGCGTGTTTGCGATGACCATTCCGCCGGCGCCGTATCGCTGTCCACCGGGGCCGTACGAGCGCGCGTCGCAGATCGCTTTCTACTTCAGCCGCCATAAACCGAAATCGAAGGTGCTGATCCTGGATGCCAATGACGATGTGGTGTCCAAAGGGCCGCTGTTCAAGAAGGTGTGGAAGGAGCGCTATGGCGGCATCATTGAATACCGTCCGTCGTTTAGAACCGCCGATATCGATGCGGGCACGCGCACGGCGGTGTCGGAGCTGGGGGATCAGGTGCGGGCGGATGTGCTCAATGTGATACCGCCGCAGCGGGCCGGGGCGATCGCGGTGCGGAGTGGTTTGGCCAATGCCAATGGCCGGTGGTGTGGGGTGGACTTCCTGAGTTTCGAGTCGACGCAGGCGAAGAATATCCACGTGCTGGGTGATGCGATTCAGGTGTCGCCGTTGATGCCCAAGTCGGCGCATATGGCCAATCAGCATGCGAAGGTGTGCGCGGCGGCGGTGGTGGATATGCTCAACGGCCGCGCGCCCGATCCGCATCCGATGCTGACCAATACCTGTTACAGCTTCGTGTCGGATACGGATGTGATCCATGTCGCCTCCGTTCACGCGTACAGCGCGGAGCAGAAGACGTTGCTGGTGGTGTCAGGCTCGGGAGGCGTATCGACGGGACCGAGCGCGCTGGAGGGCGACTATGCGATGAATTGGGCGCGGAATATCTGGGCCGATACCCTGGGCGCTTGA
- the soxX gene encoding sulfur oxidation c-type cytochrome SoxX — translation MAAWLALAASIALVALVIAPPAAAGPGYVISGDGIAAPLKGAVAGDAVRGRVLVASRQASLCLLCHTGPIPEERFQGNLAPDLQGAGLRWNAAQLRLRIVDASHFNPETIMPSYYKTDGLNRVAPAFQDKTILTAQQIEDVVAWLLTLKEQTP, via the coding sequence ATGGCGGCGTGGCTGGCGCTGGCGGCCTCCATCGCCTTGGTGGCGCTTGTCATCGCGCCGCCTGCCGCCGCAGGTCCCGGCTACGTGATCTCCGGCGACGGCATTGCCGCGCCGTTGAAGGGCGCTGTCGCCGGTGACGCGGTGCGTGGCCGTGTGCTGGTGGCCAGCCGGCAGGCCAGCCTTTGCCTGTTGTGCCATACCGGTCCGATTCCCGAGGAGCGTTTTCAGGGCAATCTGGCGCCCGACCTGCAAGGCGCAGGCCTGCGCTGGAACGCGGCGCAGCTTCGCTTGCGCATCGTGGACGCAAGCCATTTCAACCCCGAGACGATCATGCCTTCCTATTACAAAACCGATGGCCTGAACCGCGTGGCGCCGGCTTTTCAGGACAAGACGATATTGACCGCGCAGCAGATCGAGGACGTTGTGGCCTGGCTGCTTACGCTGAAGGAGCAAACACCATGA
- a CDS encoding transporter substrate-binding domain-containing protein codes for MLKTAQRIAATLLTFLPLCASTTVHAAPGEYIMIAPLDQAMPIVRFENGILTGGILKDLGDAMARRLGRRAVYISVDVPGVKQVLTSGRADGMCYVMPFWIDGDYNWSTPLLSDTEMVVARGDAPQIGSLKALRNKPVGTVGGYRYPRIEQVLGKGFTRVDALTIDQNIQQILAGKTQYAVIGEITMSYLQRHYPALHLRPELVFINFKAQCAFSRKSQVPFEQVNSVIETMLKDGSIDQILARYR; via the coding sequence ATGCTGAAAACCGCCCAGCGCATAGCGGCCACGTTGTTGACGTTCTTGCCGCTATGCGCCTCGACCACCGTGCACGCCGCGCCCGGGGAATACATCATGATCGCGCCGCTGGACCAGGCCATGCCGATCGTGCGCTTCGAGAACGGCATCCTGACGGGCGGCATCCTCAAGGACCTGGGCGACGCCATGGCCAGGCGGCTGGGGCGGCGCGCGGTCTACATCAGCGTGGATGTGCCGGGGGTCAAGCAAGTGCTGACCAGCGGCCGCGCCGACGGCATGTGCTACGTGATGCCGTTCTGGATCGATGGCGACTACAACTGGAGCACGCCGCTGCTGTCGGACACCGAAATGGTGGTCGCGCGCGGCGATGCGCCGCAGATCGGCTCGCTGAAGGCCCTGCGGAACAAGCCGGTCGGCACGGTGGGGGGGTACCGCTATCCGCGCATCGAGCAGGTGCTGGGCAAGGGGTTCACTCGTGTCGATGCGCTCACGATCGATCAGAATATCCAGCAGATTTTGGCCGGGAAGACGCAGTACGCGGTGATCGGAGAGATCACGATGTCCTACCTGCAGCGCCACTATCCGGCGCTGCATTTACGTCCGGAGCTGGTTTTTATCAACTTCAAAGCGCAATGCGCGTTCTCGCGCAAGTCGCAGGTGCCGTTCGAACAAGTCAATAGTGTCATAGAGACCATGCTCAAGGACGGCAGTATCGACCAGATTTTGGCACGGTACCGGTGA